From Oryza brachyantha chromosome 9, ObraRS2, whole genome shotgun sequence, a single genomic window includes:
- the LOC102715784 gene encoding putative leucine-rich repeat receptor-like serine/threonine-protein kinase At2g19230: protein MATRSSLLLLSYLAVAAAAGVLQAARAQPDSNGFISIDCGLSGKAGYVDNATKLSYLPDAGFTDAGTNHNISAEYISPGSSRFFDNVRSFPGAALRSCYTLRSLVPGLKYLVRACFRYGNYDGLRRPPVFDLYAGVNFWTTVNITDPAVAHAMEAIVVVPEDSMQVCLVNTGAGTPYISSLELRPLKNSLYPHVNATQGLAMVARVNFGPADTFIRYPDDPHDRTWMPWIDPMIYEEITTTKTVQSVENDVFETPSAVMQTAIAPPNASGTIYLHWDAEPTTNDPSPAFITVMHFSELQLLRGNNTRNFNISINNQVVGNISPDYLYADASFNTNPYRGSSQYNITFRATANSTMPPIINALEIFSIMPTVNVPTDAKDVLAITTIKKQYKVKENWMGDPCVPKTMAWDWLTCSYAISNPPAITGINLSFNGLNGYISTSFTNLSALQYLNLSYNNLTGSIPESLSKLSSLTVIDLSGNHLTGSIPSELLKRAQDRSLDLRYDNNPDLCINETCTSSNGTPNLAIYISVPVVAVMMILLLLVYCLIRRRKIGSTNNTIIPHDERRKHSQQVDNFGYATVHLKNRQFTYKDLQMITNNFQQLLGKGGFGYVYYGILEEGTQVAVKLRSQSSNQGVKEFLVEAQILTRIHHKNLVSLIGYCKDGEYMALVYEYMSEGTLQEHIAGRDHNRRNLTWRERLQIGFESAQGLEYLHRGCNPPLIHRDVKATNILLDVKLQAKISDFGLSKAFNRDSDTHLSTSILVGTPGYIDPEYHATMMPTSKSDVYGFGVVLLELITGKPPILRVPEPISLIHWVQQHLSHGNIEGVVDARMCGSYEMNSVWKVADIALKCTAQTSTQRPTMTEVVSQLEECLDLELDHAGSGAALPIGYVRKSSTIFEMDHLERMPMPSMSSGPSAR from the exons ATGGCTACAAGGTCATCGTTACTTCTTCTCAGCtacctcgccgtcgctgccgccgccggcgtgctgcAAGCCGCTCGTGCCCAGCCTGACAGCAACGGTTTCATAAGCATAGACTGCGGCCTGTCGGGGAAGGCCGGCTACGTCGACAACGCCACCAAGCTATCCTACCTGCCGGACGCTGGCTTCACCGACGCCGGCACGAACCACAACATCTCGGCGGAGTACATCTCGCCGGGGAGCTCCAGGTTCTTCGACAACGTGCGCAGCTTCCCCGGCGCCGCGCTGCGGAGCTGCTACACGCTCCGGTCACTGGTGCCGGGGCTCAAGTACCTGGTGCGCGCCTGCTTCAGGTACGGCAACTACGACGGCCTCCGCAGGCCGCCGGTGTTCGACCTCTACGCCGGAGTCAACTTCTGGACCACCGTTAACATCACCGACCCGGCTGTCGCGCATGCCATGGAGGCCATCGTGGTGGTGCCGGAGGACTCGATGCAGGTCTGCCTGGTGAACACCGGCGCCGGGACGCCGTACATCTCCAGCCTAGAGCTGAGGCCGCTGAAGAACTCTCTCTACCCGCACGTCAACGCGACGCAGGGCCTGGCCATGGTCGCCAGGGTTAACTTCGGCCCGGCTGATACCTTCATCAG GTACCCGGATGATCCACATGACAGAACATGGATGCCATGGATCGACCCTATGATATACGAGGAGATAACGACAACAAAAACAGTACAAAGCGTGGAAAATGATGTGTTTGAGACACCGTCGGCTGTGATGCAGACAGCGATCGCACCTCCAAATGCCTCTGGTACTATATATCTCCATTGGGATGCGGAGCCAACCACCAATGACCCATCACCAGCATTCATCACCGTCATGCACTTCTCTGAGCTGCAACTTCTCCGGGGCAACAACACCCGCAACTTCAACATTAGCATCAACAATCAAGTCGTGGGCAACATTTCACCGGACTATCTCTATGCCGATGCATCCTTCAACACAAACCCCTACCGGGGCTCAAGCCAATACAACATCACCTTCCGCGCCACAGCCAACTCGACAATGCCGCCCATCATCAACGCCCTCGAGATTTTCTCCATCATGCCCACTGTCAACGTTCCCACAGATGCCAAGGATG TGTTGGCCATCACGACCATCAAGAAGCAGTATAAAGTGAAGGAGAATTGGATGGGTGACCCATGCGTCCCAAAGACTATGGCATGGGATTGGTTGACCTGCAGCTACGCCATATCCAACCCCCCGGCAATCACAGGCAT AAACCTTTCTTTCAATGGCTTGAATGGTTATATATCGACTTCTTTCACCAATCTCAGTGCTCTCCAATACTT GAATCTCTCATACAACAACTTGACAGGCTCAATTCCTGAGTCCCTATCAAAATTATCCTCACTGACAGTTAT AGATTTGTCAGGTAACCATCTCACTGGATCAATTCCCTCTGAATTACTCAAAAGGGCCCAAGATAGGTCCCTCGATCTAAG ATATGATAATAATCCAGACCTTTGCATCAACGAAACTTGTACATCTTCAAATGGGACGCCAAACCTAGCAATCTACATTTCAGTCCCAGTAGTTGCTGTCATGATGATACTATTGTTACTTGTATATTGCTTGATAAGACGAAGAAAGATAG GCTCAACGAACAATACCATCATTCCACATGATGAGCGAAGAAAGCATTCACAACAAGTTGACAACTTTGGCTATGCTACCGTGCACCTTAAAAACCGTCAATTTACGTACAAGGATCTGCAAATGATAACAAATAATTTCCAACAACTTCTTGGGAAAGGGGGGTTTGGGTATGTCTACTATGGGATCTTGGAGGAGGGCACTCAAGTTGCTGTGAAGTTGCGGTCGCAATCGTCTAATCAAGGTGTAAAAGAGTTCCTTGTAGAG GCTCAGATTTTGACACGTATTCATCACAAGAATCTCGTCTCTTTGATTGGTTACTGTAAAGATGGGGAGTACATGGCACTTGTCTATGAGTACATGTCAGAAGGAACCCTACAAGAGCATATTGCAG GAAGAGATCACAACAGGAGGAACTTAACCTGGAGAGAGAGACTTCAAATTGGATTTGAATCCGCACAAG GGCTAGAATATCTACACAGAGGGTGCAACCCACCCCTCATTCACAGGGATGTCAAGGCAACCAACATCTTACTTGACGTAAAGCTGCAAGCCAAGATTTCTGATTTTGGATTGTCTAAGGCTTTCAACCGTGACAGTGACACTCATTTATCAACAAGCATACTTGTCGGAACACCTGGTTACATTGATCCTGA GTATCATGCAACAATGATGCCAACATCCAAAAGTGATGTATATGGTTTTGGTGTGGTGCTTTTAGAGCTGATCACAGGGAAGCCACCAATACTTCGTGTCCCAGAGCCAATTAGCCTTATCCATTGGGTGCAACAGCACCTGTCACATGGAAACATTGAGGGTGTGGTGGATGCGCGTATGTGTGGTTCCTATGAGATGAATAGTGTTTGGAAGGTTGCAGATATAGCATTAAAATGCACCGCCCAAACATCAACACAACGACCTACAATGACAGAAGTTGTCTCGCAACTGGAAGAGTGCCTAGACCTTGAGCTTGATCATGCAGGCAGTGGCGCTGCGTTACCAATTGGCTATGTTAGGAAAAGTAGCACCATATTTGAAATGGATCATTTGGAAAGGATGCCAATGCCGAGCATGTCTAGTGGTCCTTCTGCACGATAA